A genomic window from Cupriavidus metallidurans CH34 includes:
- a CDS encoding YcnI family copper-binding membrane protein yields the protein MNIRTLLASLLIVAAPMASAHIVFEQKQAPAGSYYKGTLLVGHGCNGSATRAVTVTIPDGVQGVHPQPKPGWQLEIKRAKLAKPYTSHGKTIDEDVHTIRWFGNTLADEHFDEFRMLMKLPEQGGKLYFPVLQECESGKSEWTQIPADGQTTRDLKTPAAELEVLPPAGGHVHSH from the coding sequence ATGAACATCCGCACCCTGCTGGCATCGTTGCTTATCGTTGCCGCCCCCATGGCTTCGGCCCATATCGTTTTCGAACAGAAGCAGGCGCCCGCGGGCAGCTACTACAAGGGCACGTTGCTGGTCGGTCATGGCTGCAACGGCAGCGCGACGCGCGCGGTAACGGTGACAATCCCGGATGGCGTACAGGGCGTGCATCCGCAACCGAAGCCGGGCTGGCAACTCGAGATCAAACGGGCGAAGCTCGCCAAGCCCTATACCTCGCACGGCAAGACTATCGACGAGGACGTGCATACGATCCGGTGGTTTGGCAACACGCTCGCCGACGAACACTTCGACGAATTCCGCATGCTGATGAAGCTGCCCGAACAGGGCGGCAAGCTCTACTTCCCGGTGCTACAGGAATGCGAGAGCGGCAAGTCCGAGTGGACCCAGATTCCCGCCGATGGCCAGACCACCCGGGACCTGAAGACCCCGGCAGCGGAGCTTGAGGTGTTGCCACCTGCCGGCGGCCACGTGCACTCGCACTGA
- a CDS encoding alpha/beta fold hydrolase, whose product MQNDASALLFPNFEWFRLKVDEVEIAGVRGGSGPPLLLLHGFPQSHLIWHKVAPALADRFTVIATDLRGYGSSGAPPASPGHEAYSKREMARDQVEVMRQLGFSRFALCAHDRGARVAHRLCIDHPEAVSRAMLLDIAPTLAMYEATSMAFAAAYWHWFFLIQPAPFPETLINAEPAFFIDKLLGLRHAGPSPFAPDAMAAYVAAMQEPARVHAMCEDYRAAATIDLDHDRADREAGRKLAMPVRVLWGEHGVVARCFEPLALWQALGDAVSGATLPCGHYVPEEVPEPLLEEMLEFFR is encoded by the coding sequence ATGCAGAACGATGCCAGTGCGTTGCTGTTTCCCAATTTCGAGTGGTTCCGGCTGAAGGTGGACGAGGTGGAAATCGCTGGCGTGCGTGGCGGTTCCGGCCCGCCGCTGCTGTTGCTGCACGGGTTTCCGCAAAGCCACCTGATCTGGCACAAGGTGGCCCCGGCGCTGGCCGACCGCTTCACGGTGATTGCCACCGACCTGCGCGGATATGGCAGCAGCGGCGCGCCACCGGCCAGCCCTGGGCACGAGGCCTACAGCAAGCGCGAGATGGCGCGGGACCAGGTGGAGGTCATGCGCCAGCTTGGTTTTTCCCGTTTCGCGCTGTGTGCCCACGACCGTGGCGCGCGCGTGGCGCATCGGCTCTGCATCGACCACCCCGAGGCGGTCAGCCGCGCGATGCTGCTCGATATCGCGCCGACACTGGCGATGTACGAGGCCACCAGCATGGCCTTTGCCGCCGCCTACTGGCATTGGTTCTTCCTGATTCAGCCGGCGCCGTTCCCGGAGACCCTGATCAATGCCGAGCCCGCGTTCTTCATCGACAAGCTGCTGGGCTTGCGCCACGCGGGCCCGAGCCCATTCGCCCCCGATGCGATGGCTGCGTATGTCGCCGCGATGCAGGAGCCGGCGCGCGTCCATGCGATGTGCGAGGACTATCGCGCCGCCGCTACCATCGATCTGGACCACGACCGCGCCGACCGCGAGGCCGGGCGCAAGCTGGCCATGCCTGTGCGCGTGCTATGGGGCGAACACGGCGTGGTGGCGCGCTGCTTCGAGCCGCTGGCGCTCTGGCAGGCCCTGGGCGACGCGGTCAGCGGCGCGACGCTGCCGTGTGGCCACTATGTTCCGGAAGAGGTGCCCGAGCCGCTGCTTGAGGAAATGCTCGAATTCTTCCGTTAG
- the hslV gene encoding ATP-dependent protease subunit HslV codes for MEQYHGTTIVSVRRGNQVALGGDGQVTLGNIVMKGTARKVRRIYNGKVLVGFAGSTADAFSLLDRFEAKLEKYQGNLTRAAVDLAKDWRSDRALRRLEAMLITADKDTTLVITGNGDVLDPEGGIAAIGSGGAYAQSAAKALVENTELPPKDVVEKALTIAGELCIYTNTNFVIETLD; via the coding sequence ATGGAACAGTATCACGGCACCACCATCGTCAGCGTCCGCCGCGGCAATCAGGTCGCACTGGGCGGTGACGGCCAGGTCACGCTGGGCAATATCGTGATGAAGGGCACCGCGCGCAAGGTACGCCGCATCTACAACGGCAAGGTGCTGGTTGGGTTTGCCGGCAGCACGGCCGATGCTTTCTCACTGCTCGACCGCTTCGAAGCCAAGCTCGAGAAGTACCAGGGCAACCTGACCCGCGCCGCGGTGGATCTCGCCAAGGACTGGCGCTCGGATCGCGCGCTGCGCCGCCTGGAAGCCATGCTGATCACGGCAGACAAGGACACCACGCTGGTCATCACTGGCAACGGTGATGTGCTCGACCCCGAAGGCGGCATCGCCGCGATCGGCTCGGGCGGCGCCTACGCGCAGTCCGCGGCCAAGGCACTCGTGGAGAACACGGAGCTGCCGCCGAAGGACGTGGTCGAAAAGGCCCTGACCATCGCGGGCGAGCTCTGCATCTACACGAACACCAATTTCGTTATCGAAACCCTCGACTGA
- a CDS encoding tripartite tricarboxylate transporter substrate-binding protein → MKRVALKFAAVLAVAGVGVFSGAQAQEYPAGKPVQAVVPFAAGGPTDKVARELTMVMSKHLGTTIVIENLGGAGGTIGAKKVAQSKGDGYTILIHHIGMSTAPALYRNLGFDPLKDFEMVGEIADVPMVLVGNKQLPPASFKELVPYIKANSSKLSLANAGIGSASHLCGLLFQSAIQTELTTVPYKGTAPALTDILGGQVNLMCDQTTNIAGQLKAGALKPYAAMQPRRVEAFKDIPTAAEQGLPGVEVKIWHAMYAPKGTPKPVIDKLSAALQKSVADPNFRAKMAELGAEAVPAQRATPDSLRVFLASEINKWTPVIKKAGVYAD, encoded by the coding sequence ATGAAACGAGTTGCATTGAAATTCGCGGCCGTGCTGGCTGTTGCTGGCGTGGGCGTTTTCTCGGGAGCACAGGCGCAGGAATATCCTGCCGGCAAGCCCGTGCAGGCGGTGGTGCCGTTTGCTGCTGGCGGCCCGACCGACAAGGTCGCGCGCGAACTGACGATGGTGATGTCCAAGCACCTGGGCACCACGATCGTGATCGAAAACCTGGGTGGCGCCGGCGGCACGATTGGCGCCAAGAAGGTGGCTCAGTCCAAGGGTGACGGCTACACGATCCTGATCCACCACATCGGCATGTCCACCGCCCCGGCGCTGTACCGCAACCTGGGCTTCGATCCGCTCAAGGACTTCGAGATGGTCGGCGAGATCGCCGACGTGCCGATGGTGCTGGTGGGTAACAAGCAACTTCCGCCGGCCAGCTTCAAGGAGCTGGTGCCGTACATCAAGGCCAATTCCAGCAAGCTGTCGCTGGCCAATGCCGGTATCGGCTCGGCCTCGCACCTGTGCGGCCTGCTGTTCCAGAGCGCAATCCAGACCGAACTGACCACCGTGCCGTACAAGGGTACTGCGCCGGCGCTGACCGACATCCTCGGCGGCCAGGTGAACCTGATGTGCGACCAGACCACCAACATCGCCGGCCAGCTCAAGGCGGGCGCGCTCAAGCCGTACGCGGCAATGCAGCCGCGCCGCGTGGAAGCATTCAAGGACATCCCGACCGCCGCCGAGCAGGGCCTGCCGGGTGTGGAAGTGAAGATCTGGCACGCGATGTACGCGCCGAAGGGCACGCCGAAGCCGGTGATCGACAAGCTGTCGGCCGCGCTGCAGAAATCGGTGGCCGACCCGAACTTCCGCGCCAAGATGGCTGAACTCGGTGCCGAGGCCGTGCCGGCCCAGCGCGCCACGCCGGATTCGCTGCGCGTGTTCCTGGCGTCGGAAATCAACAAGTGGACGCCGGTGATCAAGAAGGCGGGTGTCTACGCGGACTGA
- a CDS encoding CobW family GTP-binding protein, translated as MSKLIPVTILTGFLGSGKTTLLKRILNEQHGMKIAVIENEFGEENIDNEILVQDGREQIVQMSNGCICCTIRGDLVQALSDLVTQRDEGKIAFDRVVIETTGVANPGPVAQTFFMDEEIASRYLLDAVITLVDAKHANLQLDKQEEAQRQVGFADAIFITKADLVSEAEVADLRHRLLHMNPRAPINAAHFGEAPIDLIFDLRGFNLNEKLEIDPDFLRADEHDHEHDHEHGEHCGTDCGHDHGHEHGHDHGHGHAHDHHHHHHHTDRIASFVFRSDKPFHYGKLEEFLSGILSVYGEKLLRYKGVLYMEGVDRKVVFQGVHQLMGSDIGAKWEDEQPGTKMVFIGVDLPRDAILKGLAACLA; from the coding sequence ATGTCCAAACTGATTCCGGTCACGATCCTTACCGGCTTCCTCGGCAGCGGCAAGACCACGCTGCTCAAGCGTATCCTCAACGAGCAGCACGGCATGAAGATCGCCGTGATCGAAAACGAGTTCGGCGAAGAAAACATCGACAACGAGATCCTGGTGCAGGACGGCCGCGAGCAGATCGTGCAGATGAGCAACGGCTGCATTTGCTGCACGATCCGCGGCGATCTGGTGCAGGCGCTGTCCGATCTGGTCACCCAGCGCGATGAAGGCAAGATCGCGTTCGATCGCGTGGTGATCGAAACCACGGGCGTGGCCAATCCGGGCCCCGTGGCGCAGACGTTCTTCATGGACGAGGAAATCGCCTCGCGCTACCTGCTGGACGCCGTGATCACGCTGGTCGATGCCAAGCACGCCAACCTGCAGCTCGACAAGCAGGAAGAAGCACAGCGCCAGGTGGGCTTTGCCGACGCCATCTTCATCACCAAAGCCGACCTGGTGAGCGAAGCCGAGGTGGCGGATCTGCGTCATCGCCTGCTGCACATGAACCCGCGCGCGCCGATCAACGCCGCGCACTTCGGCGAAGCGCCGATCGACCTGATCTTTGACCTGCGCGGTTTCAACCTGAACGAAAAGCTCGAGATCGACCCAGATTTCCTGCGCGCCGACGAGCACGACCACGAACATGACCACGAACACGGCGAACACTGCGGCACCGATTGCGGTCACGACCACGGCCATGAGCATGGCCACGATCACGGGCACGGCCACGCGCATGACCACCACCACCATCATCATCACACCGACCGGATCGCGTCGTTCGTCTTCCGCAGCGACAAGCCGTTCCATTACGGCAAGCTAGAGGAATTCCTGTCGGGCATCCTGTCCGTGTACGGCGAGAAGCTGCTGCGCTACAAAGGCGTGCTCTATATGGAAGGCGTGGACCGCAAGGTGGTGTTCCAGGGCGTGCACCAGCTTATGGGCAGCGATATCGGCGCCAAGTGGGAAGATGAACAACCGGGCACGAAGATGGTCTTCATTGGCGTGGACCTGCCGCGCGACGCAATTCTGAAGGGACTTGCGGCCTGCCTCGCCTGA
- the hslU gene encoding ATP-dependent protease ATPase subunit HslU: MSHTMTPSEIVSELDKHIIGQNKAKKAVAVALRNRWRRQQVAEPLRQEITPKNILMIGPTGVGKTEIARRLAKLADAPFIKIEATKFTEVGYVGRDVDTIVRDLAEMAVKQTRESEMKKVRTKAEDAAEDRLLDVLLPPPRDIGFAQHEEKDSNTRQVFRKKLREGELDEKDIELEVSAGMPNMDIMGPPGMEDMTEQIRSMFAGLGQGKKARRKMKVKDAFKLLIDEEAAKLVNEEELKHKAIANVEQNGIVFLDEIDKIASRSEVGGGEVSRQGVQRDLLPLVEGTTVNTKYGMIKTDHILFIASGAFHLSKPSDLIPELQGRFPIRVELESLSVQDFEAILTQTDASLTKQYQALLKTEEVELQFSPDGIRRLAEIAFSVNEKVENIGARRLYTVMERLLEDLSFHATKSSGETVTVDAAYVDARLGDLAGNEDLSRYVL, from the coding sequence ATGTCGCACACCATGACCCCGTCGGAAATCGTTTCCGAACTCGACAAGCACATCATCGGCCAGAACAAGGCCAAGAAGGCCGTGGCCGTGGCGCTGCGCAACCGCTGGCGCCGCCAGCAGGTGGCAGAGCCGCTGCGCCAGGAAATCACGCCGAAGAACATCCTGATGATCGGGCCGACTGGCGTCGGCAAGACCGAAATCGCGCGCCGTCTGGCCAAGCTGGCCGATGCGCCGTTCATCAAGATCGAGGCAACCAAGTTCACTGAAGTCGGCTACGTCGGCCGCGATGTGGACACGATCGTGCGTGACCTGGCCGAAATGGCCGTCAAGCAGACGCGCGAATCGGAAATGAAGAAGGTGCGCACCAAGGCCGAAGACGCCGCCGAGGACCGCCTGCTGGACGTGCTGCTGCCGCCGCCGCGCGACATCGGCTTTGCCCAGCACGAGGAGAAGGACTCGAACACGCGCCAGGTCTTCCGCAAGAAACTGCGCGAGGGCGAGCTCGACGAGAAGGACATCGAGCTCGAGGTCTCCGCTGGGATGCCGAACATGGACATCATGGGCCCCCCGGGCATGGAAGACATGACCGAGCAGATCCGTTCGATGTTCGCGGGTCTGGGCCAGGGCAAGAAGGCGCGCCGCAAGATGAAGGTCAAGGACGCGTTCAAGCTGCTGATCGATGAAGAGGCCGCCAAGCTCGTCAATGAAGAAGAGCTCAAGCACAAGGCCATCGCCAACGTCGAACAGAACGGCATCGTGTTCCTGGACGAGATCGACAAGATCGCCAGCCGCAGCGAAGTGGGCGGCGGCGAAGTGTCGCGCCAGGGCGTGCAGCGAGATCTGCTGCCGCTGGTGGAAGGCACCACGGTGAACACGAAGTACGGGATGATCAAGACCGACCACATCCTGTTCATCGCGTCCGGCGCGTTCCATCTGTCGAAGCCGAGTGACCTGATTCCGGAACTGCAGGGTCGCTTCCCGATCCGCGTGGAACTCGAATCGCTGTCGGTGCAGGACTTCGAGGCCATCCTCACGCAGACCGATGCCAGCCTGACCAAGCAGTACCAGGCGTTGCTGAAGACCGAGGAAGTGGAACTGCAGTTCTCGCCGGATGGCATTCGCCGCCTGGCCGAGATCGCGTTCTCGGTCAACGAGAAGGTCGAGAACATCGGCGCGCGCCGCCTGTACACGGTGATGGAGCGCCTGCTCGAGGACCTGTCGTTCCACGCAACGAAGTCGTCGGGGGAAACCGTGACAGTCGATGCGGCATACGTCGATGCGCGCCTGGGTGACCTGGCGGGCAACGAGGATCTGTCGCGCTACGTGCTGTAA
- a CDS encoding Fur family transcriptional regulator, protein MTRTTPHAAASDDAVMPGDPLATAQLRLRQLGARVTQPRLAILACLIEAPEPLTHQAVIDHLPAEGDVDRVTVYRVLDWLVDQGLAQKRAGNDRVFRFSLVEHEAARAEVHRQHSHFHCTRCDRTFCLESAGKSVAPRVPNGFAVEHVELTVNGICAECGRSHGDASAH, encoded by the coding sequence ATGACACGCACCACCCCACATGCGGCTGCGTCCGATGACGCAGTCATGCCCGGAGATCCGCTGGCCACGGCGCAATTGCGTCTGCGCCAGCTTGGCGCACGTGTGACGCAACCGCGCCTGGCAATTCTGGCCTGCCTGATCGAAGCACCCGAGCCACTCACCCACCAGGCCGTGATCGATCACCTGCCGGCCGAAGGCGACGTGGACCGCGTGACCGTGTACCGGGTGCTGGACTGGCTGGTGGACCAGGGCCTGGCACAGAAACGCGCCGGCAACGACCGCGTGTTCCGCTTCTCGCTTGTGGAGCACGAAGCGGCGCGCGCCGAAGTCCATCGACAGCACAGCCACTTTCACTGCACACGCTGCGATCGTACGTTTTGCCTGGAGTCGGCCGGGAAATCCGTGGCCCCCCGGGTACCCAACGGATTTGCGGTCGAACACGTGGAACTGACGGTCAACGGCATCTGCGCCGAATGCGGCCGATCGCACGGCGACGCATCCGCGCACTGA